A stretch of the Papaver somniferum cultivar HN1 chromosome 6, ASM357369v1, whole genome shotgun sequence genome encodes the following:
- the LOC113286563 gene encoding L-type lectin-domain containing receptor kinase IX.1-like — protein sequence MGFYNKLSTNTHLHSSICFFFEFITLLLVLPAPTNSISFNFPNFTSNDPRINLQGDSVRNGSFIEVTRNNATFSANATLSSSVGRAIFSDPIQLWNATTGWKTDFDTHFSFIIDGFNMKSAGDGFAFFLAPFGSEIPPNSSGGDLGLLTSNISKQNLATNQIVAVEFDSFENSFDPSSDHVGINVNSVVSEATVSMEQGSIRDGRKANAWVTYNSNTKNLSVFLTYSENPVFNGSPTLNHVVDLSNILPERITVGFSAATGRRTEIHRLLSWQFNSTSELIDKKTGEGRTDGKGRIDGKGKGIATELAVGLGVILGVSACGLGFALFICWKKWRNSRRVTGDTRNNADFSMDYAGTGPKRFSYSELVYATYNFDEGGKLGEGGFGGVYKGFLRDLNLNVAVKRVSQGSRQGKKEYQSEVKIISQLRHRNLVQLIGWCHEKNELLLVYEFMPNRSLDKHLFRGVNILNWETRYRIALGLASALSYLHEDWEQCVLHRDIKTSNVMLDSEFNAKLGDFGLARLVDHGKGSKTTAVAGTRGYLAPECFKTRKSSKESDVYSFGIVALEIACGRRPVEATTRVSLVEWVWGLYGGGKLLEAADERLSTEFNELEMEQLMVVGLWCAHPNSELRPLATQVIRVLKFESPLPKLPLELPNPVYHQAKASAPYFPSLTGLTNTLTGR from the coding sequence ATGGGTTTCTATAACAAACTATCTACAAATACTCATCTTCATTCTTCAATCTGCTTCTTCTTTGAATTCATTACATTATTGTTAGTTCTTCCTGCTCCTACAAATTCAATCTCCTTTAACTTCCCAAATTTCACATCAAATGATCCTCGAATAAATTTACAAGGAGACTCCGTCAGGAACGGTAGCTTCATTGAAGTCACCAGGAACAACGCCACTTTTTCTGCTAATGCAACTCTTAGTAGTAGTGTAGGCCGTGCCATTTTCTCGGATCCTATACAACTTTGGAATGCAACCACTGGATGGAAGACAGACTTTGATACGCACTTCTCATTCATCATTGATGGATTTAATATGAAATCTGCTGGGGACGGTTTCGCTTTTTTTCTTGCACCATTCGGGTCTGAAATTCCTCCAAATTCTTCGGGTGGAGATCTGGGCTTATTGACTTCGAACATATCTAAACAGAATTTGGCGACAAATCAAATTGTTGCGGTTGAGTTTGACAGTTTTGAAAACAGTTTCGATCCAAGTTCAGACCATGTTGGTATCAACGTTAACTCGGTAGTATCAGAGGCTACTGTGTCAATGGAACAAGGTAGTATAAGGGATGGAAGAAAAGCTAATGCTTGGGTAACTTATAATTCTAATACTAAAAACTTGAGTGTTTTTCTAACTTATTCTGAGAACCCTGTTTTCAATGGGAGTCCTACTTTGAATCATGTTGTTGATCTAAGCAATATTCTACCAGAGCGGATTACTGTTGGATTTTCAGCGGCCACTGGCAGGAGAACTGAAATTCATCGACTCCTTTCCTGGCAATTCAATTCCACTTCAGAACTAATTGATAAGAAAACTGGTGAAGGACGAACTGATGGTAAAGGACGAATTGATGGTAAAGGGAAAGGTATTGCAACTGAATTGGCGGTTGGTCTTGGTGTTATCCTGGGTGTTTCAGCATGTGGGCTTGGTTTTGCTTTGTTCATCTGCTGGAAGAAATGGCGTAACTCAAGGAGAGTTACGGGTGATACTAGAAATAATGCCGACTTTTCAATGGACTACGCAGGAACCGGACCAAAAAGGTTCTCATACAGTGAACTGGTTTATGCAACATATAACTTCGATGAGGGAGGAAAACTGGGAGAGGGTGGATTCGGAGGAGTGTACAAAGGGTTCCTGAGAGATCTAAACTTAAATGTAGCTGTTAAAAGGGTCTCACAAGGTTCGAGACAAGGAAAAAAAGAATACCAGTCGGAAGTGAAGATTATTAGCCAATTACGACATAGAAATCTGGTTCAGCTCATAGGTTGGTGCCACGAAAAAAATGAGTTACTTCTTGTGTACGAATTCATGCCAAACCGTAGCCTCGATAAACATTTATTTCGTGGGGTAAACATTCTTAACTGGGAAACCAGGTACAGAATAGCTCTTGGTTTAGCTTCTGCATTGTCATATCTACATGAAGATTGGGAACAATGTGTACTTCACAGAGATATTAAAACAAGTAACGTAATGCTAGATTCGGAATTTAACGCCAAACTCGGGGACTTCGGTTTAGCAAGGCTTGTTGATCACGGGAAAGGATCAAAAACAACTGCTGTAGCAGGAACAAGGGGATACTTAGCACCTGAATGTTTTAAGACACGTAAATCAAGTAAGGAATCCGATGTGTATAGTTTTGGTATCGTTGCACTTGAGATTGCTTGTGGGAGAAGGCCGGTTGAAGCAACAACGCGGGTCTCACTAGTAGAGTGGGTTTGGGGTCTTTACGGAGGTGGAAAGCTCTTGGAAGCAGCTGATGAAAGATTAAGTACGGAGTTCAATGAGTTAGAAATGGAACAGTTAATGGTTGTAGGATTGTGGTGTGCTCATCCCAATTCTGAACTAAGGCCTTTGGCAACTCAAGTGATTCGTGTTCTTAAATTTGAATCTCCACTGCCTAAACTTCCACTTGAATTACCAAATCCGGTATATCATCAAGCAAAAGCTTCCGCGCCTTACTTCCCATCATTAACTGGTCTTACCAATACACTCACGGGGAGATAG
- the LOC113286564 gene encoding L-type lectin-domain containing receptor kinase IX.1-like, with amino-acid sequence WQFNSTLQVNKVAEIPKGKKDSKVGLLVGLLVGFLAVGCVLGFGLFLWLKKRGRSSRKNDAETANSDVNSEFEKGTGPKRFSYRELEYATNNFDEGGKLGEGGFGGVYKGFLSDMNLNIAVKRVSKGSKQGIKEYQPEVRIISNLRHRNLVQLIGWCHERDDLLLVYEFMPNRSLDNHLFRGELILTLEVRYKIALGLASALLYLHEECEQCVIHRDIKSSNIMLDTNFNAKLGDFGLARLVDHDSQNCFGIVALEIACGKKAVDVSLGFLLVEWVWELYGIGRILEVADEKLNKNFDERQIKRLMVLGLWCAHPASKSRPSATQVINVLKFESPLPKLPLELPAPQ; translated from the exons TGGCAATTCAATTCCACTCTACAGGTAAACAAAGTAGCAGAAATTCCTAAAGGAAAAAAAGATAGTAAAGTTGGTTTGTTGGTGGGTCTTTTAGTAGGTTTTCTTGCTGTTGGTTGCGTTCTCGGTTTTGGTTTGTTTCTTTGGTTAAAGAAGAGAGgaaggtcatcaaggaagaatgATGCCGAGACAGCAAATTCAGACGTAAACAGTGAATTTGAGAAAGGAACGGGACCAAAGAGGTTCTCGTATCGCGAACTAGAATATGCAACCAATAACTTCGATGAGGGAGGAAAACTTGGAGAAGGAGGCTTTGGAGGTGTTTACAAAGGATTCTTGAGCGATATGAACTTGAACATCGCAGTTAAGAGGGTTTCCAAAGGATCAAAACAAGGGATAAAAGAATACCAACCAGAAGTAAGGATTATTAGTAATTTAAGGCATAGAAATTTGGTTCAACTCATAGGATGGTGTCATGAACGAGATGACcttcttcttgtttatgaatTCATGCCAAACCGGAGCCTTGATAATCACCTCTTTAGAGGGGAACTTATTCTTACTTTGGAAGTCAGGTACAAAATAGCTCTTGGGTTAGCTTCAGCATTATTATATCTGCATGAAGAATGTGAACAATGTGTGATTCATAGAGATATTAAATCGAGTAATATAATGTTGGATACAAATTTTAATGCTAAACTTGGGGATTTCGGTTTAGCAAGGCTTGTAGATCAtgattcacaaaattg TTTTGGAATTGTTGCACTAGAGATTGCATGTGGGAAGAAGGCAGTCGATGTATCTTTAGGATTCTTATTAGTAGAGTGGGTTTGGGAACTGTATGGAATTGGCCGGATTCTCGAAGTAGCCGATGAGAAATTAAATAAGAATTTTGACGAACGACAAATCAAACGGTTGATGGTTTTAGGACTATGGTGTGCTCATCCTGCCTCCAAGTCAAGGCCGTCGGCTACTCAAGTGATTAATGTTCTTAAATTTGAATCTCCACTGCCTAAACTTCCACTTGAGTTACCAGCTCCG caatAG
- the LOC113286565 gene encoding lectin beta-1 and beta-2 chains-like: MGFYCKSSYSSYFHDLYPSIFFVIIIILSVFPSSTSSKSISFDFPKFSPNVSNLQFQNDTFWSSNNSIELTKNSKDAYRVGWATYSQPIQLWNATTGELADFSTHFSFVIACPDGGNCGDGLAFFLAPFGRKLPPDSSGGSLGLLERAVAGLNLTTTKVVAAEFDTWMNDGWDPSPDHVSINVNSMKSVATVPLENRSLKDGRKANAWVTYNSATNNLSVYLTYDDNPVFNGKSILYYIVDLSKVLPENIIVGFSAAIGG; encoded by the coding sequence ATGGGTTTCTACTGTAAATCATCATACAGTAGTTATTTTCATGATCTCTATCCATCAATCTTCTTCGTAATTATCATAATATTATCAGTTTTTCCTAGTAGTACTTCTTCGAAATCCATATCCTTCGACTTTCCAAAATTCTCACCAAATGTTTCAAATTTGCAATTCCAAAATGATACGTTTTGGTCGAGCAACAACTCCATCGAACTCACCAAGAATTCAAAGGATGCTTATCGTGTTGGATGGGCTACCTATTCACAACCTATACAGCTTTGGAATGCAACAACCGGAGAGCTTGCAGATTTTTCTACACATTTTTCCTTTGTCATAGCCTGTCCAGATGGTGGTAATTGTGGCGATGGTCTAGCTTTCTTCCTCGCGCCTTTTGGGCGTAAGCTTCCTCCAGATTCCTCAGGTGGATCTCTTGGCCTACTTGAGAGAGCCGTAGCTGGGTTGAACTTGACTACAACTAAAGTTGTTGCGGCTGAGTTTGACACTTGGATGAATGATGGATGGGATCCAAGTCCGGATCATGTAAGTATCAATGTTAATTCGATGAAATCTGTGGCTACTGTGCCATTGGAAAatcgaagtttgaaggatggCAGAAAAGCTAATGCATGGGTAACTTATAACTCCGCTACAAACAACCTAAGTGTTTATCTAACTTATGATGATAATCCTGTTTTCAACGGGAAGTCGATTTTATACTATATTGTTGATCTAAGCAAGGTTCTGCCGGAGAACATTATTGTTGGGTTTTCGGCTGCAATTGGAGGATAG
- the LOC113286566 gene encoding glycine-rich protein 5-like, producing MRAEKTRHINFKISEVMKQTVIIILILNQNQLEVKLMESSPSHFPVNFPGLGFKVLGSGGGVGGGGDDSDGNSGGGDSGVCGGGGGGGGDGFGGGGGGGAEGSGGGGGGDGGGSGGGVGGGGGDGGGSGSGGGWWLFLW from the exons AAGACCAGGCATATAAACTTTAAAATAAGTGAAGTTATGAAACAGACAGTAATCATTATCTTAATCCTCAACCAGAACCAACTTGAAGTTAAACTAATGGAGAGTAGCCCGAGTCACTTTCCAGTGAACTTCCCT GGTTTAGGGTTCAAAGTATTGGGTTCAGGTGGTggcgttggtggtggtggtgacgatAGTGATGGCaacagtggtggtggtgatagtgGCGTTTGtggcggcggtggcggtggtggaggaGACGGttttggtggcggtggtggtggtggagcagaAG gtagtggtggtggaggtggagggGATGGTGGTGGTAGCGGTGGTGGGGTTGGTGGAGGTGGTGgggatggtggtggtagtggtagcggtggtgggtggtggttgTTCCTTTGGTAA